In Uranotaenia lowii strain MFRU-FL chromosome 2, ASM2978415v1, whole genome shotgun sequence, one genomic interval encodes:
- the LOC129748065 gene encoding fringe glycosyltransferase-like gives MIQGKWWCHFDDDNYVNVPRLVRLLDEYSPTQDWYLGKPSISSPLEIFLDSAKSSTEVNKKVTFWFATGGAGFCISRALALKMLPIASSGKFVAIGDKIRFPDDVTMGFIIEHILNVPLTVVDAFHSHLEPMEFIRPETFHDQVSFSYARMKNEWNVVKVDGFDLKTDPKRIYSLHCYLYPFFSICPKTIKRR, from the exons atgattcaaggAAA ATGGTGGTGCCACTTCGACGACGACAACTACGTGAACGTGCCCCGGCTGGTCCGGCTGCTGGACGAGTACAGCCCCACGCAGGATTGGTACCTGGGGAAGCCCAGCATCTCTTCGCCGCTGGAGATCTTCCTCGATAGC gcCAAATCATCGACGGAGGTGAACAAAAAGGTGACCTTTTGGTTCGCCACCGGCGGGGCCGGATTCTGCATCAGCCGGGCGCTGGCCCTCAAGATGCTCCCGATTGCCAGCAGCGGCAAGTTCGTTGCCATAGGTGACAAGATTCGCTTCCCCGATGACGTCACCATGGGTTTCATCATCG AACACATACTTAATGTTCCTTTGACGGTAGTGGACGCATTCCACTCGCACCTGGAGCCGATGGAATTCATCCGGCCGGAAACCTTCCACGATCAG gttTCATTCAGCTACGCCCGGATGAAGAACGAATGGAACGTGGTCAAGGTGGACGGATTCGATCTGAAAACGGACCCCAAACGGATCTACTCGCTACACTGCTATCTGTATCCGTTCTTCAGTATATGTCCTAAAACGATCAAAcgcagatga